In a single window of the Pseudomonas oryzihabitans genome:
- the suhB gene encoding inositol-phosphate phosphatase, protein MQPMLNIALRAARSAGELIFRSIERLDVIAVDEKGANDFVSEVDRAAEQTILAILRKAYPTHGFYGEESGYLAGEGEGADYVWIVDPLDGTTNFIRGVPHFSVSIACKYKGRLEHAVVLDPVRQEEFTASRGRGAALNGRRIRVTNRRSLEGALLGTGFPFRANDVDHLDNYLGMFRSLIGQTAGIRRAGSAALDLAYVAAGRFDAFWEMGLSEWDMAAGALLVQEAGGLIGDFNGGHDFLEKGHIVAGNPKCFRGLLTQIQPHLPASLKR, encoded by the coding sequence ATGCAGCCCATGCTGAACATCGCACTGCGCGCGGCCCGCAGCGCCGGTGAATTGATTTTCCGTTCGATTGAGCGCCTGGACGTTATCGCCGTCGACGAAAAAGGCGCCAATGACTTCGTCTCCGAAGTCGATCGCGCTGCCGAGCAGACCATTCTCGCCATCCTGCGCAAGGCCTACCCCACCCACGGTTTCTACGGTGAGGAATCCGGCTACCTGGCAGGCGAAGGCGAAGGCGCCGACTACGTCTGGATCGTCGACCCGCTGGATGGCACCACCAACTTCATTCGTGGCGTTCCGCACTTCTCGGTGAGCATCGCCTGCAAGTACAAGGGCCGCCTGGAACACGCCGTGGTCCTCGATCCGGTACGCCAGGAAGAATTCACCGCCAGCCGTGGCCGCGGTGCCGCCCTGAACGGTCGTCGCATCCGCGTCACCAACCGCCGCAGCCTGGAAGGCGCCCTGCTGGGTACCGGCTTTCCCTTCCGTGCCAATGACGTCGACCACCTGGACAACTACCTGGGCATGTTCCGCAGCCTGATCGGCCAGACCGCGGGCATCCGCCGCGCCGGTTCCGCCGCGCTGGACCTGGCCTATGTCGCCGCCGGTCGTTTCGATGCGTTCTGGGAAATGGGCCTGTCGGAGTGGGACATGGCTGCGGGCGCCCTGCTGGTGCAGGAAGCCGGTGGCTTGATCGGCGACTTCAACGGTGGCCACGACTTCCTTGAGAAGGGTCACATCGTCGCCGGCAATCCCAAGTGCTTCCGTGGCCTGCTGACCCAGATCCAGCCGCACCTGCCGGCGTCGCTCAAGCGCTGA
- a CDS encoding ClpXP protease specificity-enhancing factor — protein MNSSRPYLVRALYEWIVDNDCTPHLLVNADYAEVRVPPGYANDGQIVLNASPSAVRDLHMDNEAVSFNGRFGGVAYNLYVPIGAILAIYARENGQGMVFDSEPSPPDDQGPDNGGSEPEAPKPAPARPSLKVVK, from the coding sequence ATGAATTCCAGTCGCCCCTACCTGGTCCGCGCGCTCTATGAGTGGATCGTGGACAACGACTGCACGCCTCACCTGCTGGTCAACGCCGACTACGCCGAGGTGCGCGTGCCGCCGGGCTATGCCAACGACGGCCAGATCGTGCTGAACGCTTCGCCCAGTGCCGTGCGTGACCTGCACATGGACAACGAAGCCGTGAGCTTCAACGGCCGCTTCGGCGGCGTGGCCTACAATCTTTACGTTCCGATCGGTGCCATTCTGGCCATCTACGCCCGGGAGAATGGCCAGGGCATGGTCTTCGACAGCGAGCCCAGCCCGCCGGATGACCAGGGTCCCGACAACGGCGGTAGCGAGCCCGAGGCGCCGAAGCCGGCTCCCGCGCGGCCGAGTCTGAAAGTGGTCAAGTAA
- a CDS encoding glutathione S-transferase N-terminal domain-containing protein, which translates to MGAITRLTCFHDPEDHYSHRIRLILAEKNVECEFIAVRRGECPRQLAEHNPYGTVPTLMDRDLVLYGTEVLMEYLEERYPHPPLLPAYPVTRGQSRLLMHRIGRDWCTLVDAILQAAPGADLAVARKELRESLTGVAPIFAEKPFFLSDDFSLVDCCLLPILWRLPRLGIELPRAAKPLQDYMDRMFARDSFRSSLSVTEREMR; encoded by the coding sequence ATGGGCGCCATAACCCGCCTGACCTGTTTCCATGATCCCGAGGATCACTACAGCCACCGGATCCGTCTGATCCTGGCGGAAAAGAACGTCGAGTGCGAGTTCATCGCCGTGCGCCGCGGCGAGTGTCCCCGGCAGCTGGCGGAGCACAATCCCTATGGCACCGTGCCGACGCTGATGGATCGCGACTTGGTGCTCTACGGTACCGAGGTGCTCATGGAGTACCTAGAAGAACGCTACCCGCATCCGCCGCTGCTGCCGGCCTATCCGGTCACCCGCGGTCAGTCGCGGCTGCTGATGCACCGCATCGGGCGCGACTGGTGCACCCTGGTGGACGCCATCCTGCAGGCTGCGCCGGGCGCCGATCTCGCTGTCGCGCGCAAAGAGCTGCGGGAAAGCCTGACCGGCGTGGCGCCGATCTTCGCGGAAAAACCCTTTTTTCTGAGCGACGACTTTTCCCTGGTGGACTGTTGCCTGCTCCCCATCCTGTGGCGACTGCCGCGCCTGGGCATCGAATTGCCCCGAGCGGCCAAGCCGCTGCAGGACTACATGGATCGTATGTTCGCGCGCGACAGTTTCCGATCCAGTCTTTCGGTCACCGAGCGTGAGATGCGCTAG
- a CDS encoding cytochrome c1 translates to MMRGLLLGLLLLCSGLTFGAEGDPRAGAITFGRYCLACHGQEYQRFDRVAADLHLDLASWAPGRTASAPMLGLLKPEDARRAFGSVPPDLTLIAAVRGDAWLRAFLQEFYVAPGRPLGVDNLTAPGTRMPDVLAALRGRQLHDCSQGRCVLRLEPGSGAQTPEQFARTVEDLVAYLSYSAAPERSLAWRLAPWVLGYLLLFAVLAFWLKREFWRRLPDSER, encoded by the coding sequence ATGATGCGTGGCCTGCTACTGGGTCTGCTGCTGCTTTGCAGCGGTCTGACCTTCGGCGCCGAAGGCGATCCCCGGGCGGGGGCCATCACCTTCGGTCGCTATTGCCTGGCCTGCCACGGCCAGGAGTACCAGCGCTTCGACCGCGTCGCCGCCGATCTCCACCTCGATCTCGCTAGCTGGGCGCCCGGGCGTACCGCCAGCGCGCCCATGCTCGGCCTGCTCAAGCCCGAGGACGCCCGCCGCGCCTTTGGCAGCGTGCCGCCGGATCTCACTCTCATCGCCGCCGTGCGTGGCGATGCCTGGTTGCGTGCCTTCCTGCAGGAGTTCTATGTGGCGCCCGGACGTCCGCTCGGCGTCGATAACCTCACGGCGCCCGGCACCCGCATGCCGGACGTCCTGGCCGCCCTGCGCGGGCGTCAGCTGCACGACTGCAGCCAAGGACGCTGCGTGCTGCGCCTCGAGCCGGGCAGCGGCGCCCAGACGCCCGAGCAGTTCGCCCGCACCGTCGAGGACCTGGTCGCCTACCTGAGCTATTCGGCGGCGCCCGAGCGCAGCCTGGCCTGGCGTCTCGCGCCCTGGGTGCTGGGTTATCTGCTGCTGTTCGCCGTCCTGGCCTTCTGGCTCAAGCGCGAATTCTGGCGGCGATTGCCCGACAGTGAGCGATGA
- a CDS encoding cytochrome b, whose amino-acid sequence MNDNEPGWLERRLPIGAFWRRHISEYRVPRNLNVFYLFGSLLVFILALQVLTGLWLLFGYEPTVKGAFASVQLFMREVPFGWLIRYLHAVGASALFVCLYLHMLRGLLYGSYRAPRELVWTFGVLLYVLLLAQAFFGYLLPWGQLSYWGAQVSLSAVEALPVVGPPLADLLRGGVVLSDATLRRFQALHVVGLPLLIVMLVTLHIVALRQTGSNSPEGDDRDLRGAAGVPFHPYLTLKDLCGLAVFLLVFLGVVLLAPDLGGLVLEPANQQPADPLVTPAHIAPPWYLAAFYALLRAVPSKAGGLGLAALAIALLFVLPWLDRSAVRSVRRKAWPARLGLYVACLAFATLGVLGVAALTDERLLLARLAAGLYFASLLGMPWYSRLGRPRTPPEFRS is encoded by the coding sequence ATGAACGACAACGAGCCCGGGTGGCTGGAGCGACGGCTGCCGATCGGAGCCTTCTGGCGACGCCATATCAGCGAATACCGGGTACCTCGCAACCTCAACGTCTTCTATCTGTTCGGTTCGCTGCTGGTCTTCATTCTGGCGCTGCAGGTGCTGACGGGGCTCTGGCTGCTGTTCGGCTACGAGCCGACGGTGAAGGGCGCCTTCGCCTCGGTCCAGCTGTTCATGCGCGAGGTGCCCTTCGGCTGGCTGATCCGCTATCTGCATGCGGTGGGTGCCTCGGCGCTGTTCGTCTGCCTCTATCTGCACATGCTGCGGGGCCTGCTCTATGGCTCCTATCGCGCGCCGCGCGAACTGGTCTGGACCTTTGGCGTGCTGCTCTATGTGCTGCTGCTGGCCCAGGCCTTCTTCGGCTATCTGCTGCCCTGGGGGCAGCTCTCCTACTGGGGCGCCCAGGTGTCCCTCAGCGCGGTCGAGGCGCTGCCGGTGGTTGGCCCGCCCCTGGCCGATCTGCTGCGGGGCGGGGTGGTGCTGTCCGATGCCACCCTGCGCCGCTTCCAGGCCCTGCATGTGGTAGGGCTGCCGCTGCTGATTGTCATGCTGGTGACGCTGCACATCGTCGCCCTGCGCCAGACCGGATCGAACAGTCCCGAGGGCGATGATCGCGACCTGCGTGGCGCGGCAGGGGTGCCTTTCCACCCCTACCTGACCCTCAAGGACCTCTGCGGCCTGGCGGTCTTCCTGCTGGTGTTCCTGGGCGTGGTGCTCCTGGCGCCTGACCTGGGCGGGCTGGTGCTGGAGCCGGCCAATCAGCAACCCGCCGATCCGCTGGTGACGCCCGCGCACATCGCCCCGCCCTGGTACCTGGCCGCTTTCTATGCGCTGTTGCGGGCGGTACCGAGCAAAGCCGGCGGCCTTGGCCTGGCCGCCTTGGCCATCGCCCTGCTGTTCGTGCTGCCCTGGCTGGATCGCAGCGCGGTCCGCTCGGTACGCCGCAAGGCCTGGCCGGCGCGGCTGGGGCTGTATGTGGCGTGCCTGGCCTTTGCCACTCTGGGGGTGCTGGGCGTGGCAGCCCTCACCGACGAGCGCCTGCTGCTGGCGCGTCTGGCTGCCGGGCTCTACTTCGCCAGTCTGCTAGGCATGCCCTGGTACAGCCGCCTGGGTCGTCCGCGAACGCCGCCGGAGTTCAGGTCATGA
- the petA gene encoding ubiquinol-cytochrome c reductase iron-sulfur subunit, whose protein sequence is MTNDSPDAQRRRLLIATTSAVGGLGLVAGSVPFVCALRPSRSAEVAAAPVEVDLKALREGEQLTLQWRGQPVCVLRRSAADQARLLADQAGLADPDSRESSQPPYVDPRLRSRRPDIFVVSAICTHLGCIPSLAPSGTDREGGYLCPCHGSHFDLAGRVYRDQPAPLNLAVPPYHFRGDNLLVIGSDGEGAT, encoded by the coding sequence GTGACCAATGACTCGCCCGATGCCCAACGCCGCCGTCTGCTGATCGCCACCACCTCTGCCGTGGGCGGCCTGGGACTGGTGGCGGGCAGTGTGCCCTTCGTCTGCGCCCTGCGGCCCAGTCGTTCGGCGGAGGTGGCGGCGGCGCCGGTCGAGGTGGATCTCAAAGCGTTGCGCGAAGGCGAACAGCTCACGCTGCAGTGGCGCGGCCAGCCGGTCTGCGTCCTGCGTCGCAGCGCCGCGGACCAGGCCCGACTCCTGGCGGACCAGGCAGGGCTGGCCGACCCGGATTCCCGGGAATCCAGCCAGCCACCCTATGTCGATCCGCGCCTGAGATCGCGGCGGCCGGACATTTTCGTCGTCTCCGCCATCTGCACCCACCTCGGCTGCATTCCCTCCCTGGCGCCGTCCGGGACGGACCGGGAGGGGGGGTATCTGTGCCCCTGCCATGGCTCCCACTTCGATCTCGCCGGCCGGGTCTATCGTGACCAGCCCGCGCCCTTGAATCTCGCCGTGCCGCCCTATCATTTCCGGGGCGACAACCTGCTGGTGATCGGCAGCGATGGGGAGGGGGCGACATGA
- the murB gene encoding UDP-N-acetylmuramate dehydrogenase, translated as MVAEVQQQVPLQGLNTFGLVAEADRYLEAASDAEVHEALALAQQLGVPLRVLGGGSNLVLPERVEGLVLRLTSRGIRLLAEEGDALLVEAEAGEPWHPFVMTTLANGWYGLENLSLIPGTVGASPIQNIGAYGVELKDRCAGVTALDRHSGELHDLTADDCAFAYRESRFKAEAGRWIVLRVRFHLSRQPRLVLDYGPVRQALAEAGVTQPTPETVSAAICSIRQSKLPDPAVLGNAGSFFKNPVVTAAEAAALQQRYPSLPTYPQADGTVKLAAGWLIDQAGWRGHREGPVGVHAAQALVLVNFGGASSRDVLALAERIRVSVRERFGVTLDMEPGSLT; from the coding sequence ATGGTCGCTGAGGTGCAACAGCAGGTCCCCTTGCAGGGGCTCAACACCTTCGGCCTGGTGGCGGAAGCCGATCGCTATCTGGAAGCCGCGAGCGATGCCGAGGTCCACGAGGCCCTGGCCTTGGCGCAGCAGCTTGGCGTGCCGCTACGGGTGCTGGGCGGTGGCAGCAATCTGGTCCTGCCCGAACGGGTCGAGGGTCTGGTGCTGCGGCTGACGTCCCGCGGTATTCGCCTGCTGGCGGAGGAGGGCGATGCCCTGCTGGTCGAGGCCGAAGCCGGTGAACCCTGGCATCCCTTCGTCATGACCACCCTGGCCAACGGCTGGTACGGCCTGGAAAATCTCAGCCTGATCCCCGGCACCGTCGGTGCCTCACCGATCCAGAACATCGGCGCCTATGGCGTCGAGCTCAAGGACAGATGCGCCGGGGTGACGGCGCTCGATCGCCACAGTGGCGAACTTCACGACCTGACCGCGGACGACTGCGCCTTCGCCTATCGCGAGAGCCGCTTCAAGGCCGAGGCCGGCCGCTGGATCGTGCTGCGGGTGCGTTTCCATCTCAGTCGCCAGCCGCGGCTGGTGCTCGACTATGGTCCGGTGCGCCAGGCCCTGGCCGAGGCCGGCGTCACGCAGCCGACGCCTGAGACCGTGAGTGCGGCCATCTGCAGCATCCGCCAGAGCAAGCTGCCCGACCCCGCGGTGCTGGGCAATGCCGGCAGCTTCTTCAAGAATCCCGTGGTGACGGCCGCCGAAGCCGCCGCGCTGCAGCAACGCTATCCGTCCCTGCCGACCTATCCCCAGGCCGACGGCACGGTCAAGCTGGCCGCCGGCTGGCTGATCGACCAGGCTGGCTGGCGGGGGCATCGCGAGGGCCCAGTGGGGGTGCATGCCGCCCAGGCGCTGGTGCTGGTCAACTTCGGCGGCGCCAGCAGCCGTGACGTCCTGGCCCTGGCGGAGCGCATTCGCGTCTCGGTGCGGGAGCGCTTCGGGGTGACGCTGGACATGGAGCCGGGAAGCCTGACGTGA
- a CDS encoding low molecular weight protein-tyrosine-phosphatase: protein MRILFVCMGNICRSPTAEGILRTKLDAAGLAEAVTLDSAGTGDWHVGKAPDSRAIQAAAGRGYDISGLRARQVTTDDFQRFDLILAMDQDNLAWLEQLRPDQGAVPELFLARQGLAVDEVPDPYYGGAAGFERVLDLLESACDGLVAEVAARHGR, encoded by the coding sequence CTGCGTATCCTGTTCGTTTGCATGGGCAACATCTGTCGCTCACCCACGGCTGAGGGCATCCTGAGGACCAAGCTGGACGCCGCGGGCCTGGCCGAGGCGGTGACGCTGGACTCGGCCGGTACCGGTGACTGGCATGTCGGCAAGGCCCCGGACTCCCGCGCCATCCAGGCCGCTGCGGGGCGCGGCTATGACATCAGCGGCCTGCGCGCGCGCCAGGTAACCACGGACGATTTCCAGCGCTTCGACCTGATCCTGGCCATGGACCAGGACAATCTCGCCTGGCTGGAACAGCTGCGCCCCGACCAGGGTGCGGTACCCGAGCTGTTCCTGGCGCGTCAGGGATTGGCGGTGGATGAGGTGCCGGATCCCTACTACGGCGGCGCGGCCGGCTTCGAGCGCGTCCTGGACCTGCTGGAAAGTGCCTGCGATGGCCTGGTCGCCGAGGTGGCTGCCCGTCATGGTCGCTGA
- the kdsB gene encoding 3-deoxy-manno-octulosonate cytidylyltransferase has translation MSTAFTVVIPARLASTRLPNKPLLDIAGKPMIQHVWEQARRSGAEQVVVATDHDDILRACEGFGARVLLTRADHASGTDRLAEVAELLGLADDALVVNVQGDEPLIPPAVIDQVATNLAAHPEAGVATLAEPIQEVDSLFNPNVVKVATDVNGLALTFSRAPLPWARNAFAGDRSQMPQGFPYRRHIGIYAYRAGFLADFVSWGPCALEETEALEQLRALWHGVRIHVADALEAPQAGVDTAEDLERVRRLLGA, from the coding sequence ATGAGCACCGCTTTCACCGTCGTCATCCCGGCGCGCCTCGCCAGCACGCGGCTGCCCAACAAGCCGCTGCTCGACATCGCCGGCAAGCCGATGATCCAGCACGTCTGGGAACAGGCCCGGCGCAGTGGCGCCGAGCAGGTGGTGGTGGCGACCGACCACGACGATATCCTGCGTGCCTGCGAAGGCTTTGGTGCCCGGGTGCTGCTGACCCGGGCCGATCACGCCTCCGGTACCGATCGCCTGGCCGAGGTGGCCGAGCTGCTCGGCCTGGCCGACGATGCGCTGGTGGTCAATGTCCAGGGTGATGAGCCGCTGATTCCGCCCGCGGTGATCGATCAGGTGGCCACCAATCTCGCCGCCCATCCCGAGGCCGGCGTGGCTACCCTGGCCGAGCCGATCCAGGAGGTCGACAGCCTGTTCAATCCCAACGTGGTCAAGGTGGCCACCGACGTGAACGGCCTGGCGCTGACCTTCAGCCGGGCGCCGCTGCCCTGGGCCCGCAATGCCTTCGCCGGTGATCGTTCGCAGATGCCCCAGGGTTTTCCCTATCGCCGTCATATCGGCATCTATGCCTATCGCGCCGGCTTTCTCGCCGACTTCGTCAGCTGGGGCCCCTGCGCCCTGGAAGAGACCGAAGCCCTGGAGCAGCTGCGTGCCCTCTGGCACGGTGTGCGCATCCATGTCGCCGATGCCCTGGAAGCGCCCCAGGCGGGCGTGGATACCGCTGAAGACCTCGAGCGCGTAAGGCGCCTGCTGGGAGCCTAG
- a CDS encoding Trm112 family protein gives MDLKLLDILACPLTKSPLILSDDKTELISKAAGLAFPIRDGIPVMLESEARVITTDERLDK, from the coding sequence ATGGATCTCAAGCTGCTGGACATCCTCGCCTGCCCCCTGACCAAGAGCCCGCTGATCTTGAGCGACGACAAGACCGAACTCATCAGCAAGGCCGCGGGCCTGGCCTTCCCGATTCGCGACGGCATCCCGGTGATGCTGGAAAGCGAGGCACGCGTCATCACCACGGACGAGCGCCTGGATAAATGA
- the lpxK gene encoding tetraacyldisaccharide 4'-kinase yields MSLGERLVRAWYAGHPALGLLTPLEALYRQIARRKRQRFLAGQGSIHRAPVPVIVVGNLTVGGTGKTPMILWLIDHLRARGLRVGVVSRGYGATPPSLPWRVRVTDTAAIAGDEPLLIVQRTGVPLVTDPDRGRAVERLLAEEALDVILSDDGLQHYRLARDLELVMVDAARGFGNGRCLPAGPLREPLGRLAEVDAVIHNGAATDPAAGFGLTLQPSALINLRSGETRPLDFFPPGQRLHALAGIGNPGRFFATLEGLHWQPLPHAFADHASYSAADLAFTPELPLVMTEKDAVKCRPFAAADWWYLAVDAQPSAAFVAWLDGRLARLLPEHSH; encoded by the coding sequence GTGAGCCTGGGCGAACGTCTGGTTCGGGCCTGGTATGCAGGGCATCCGGCCCTGGGGCTGCTGACGCCGCTCGAAGCCCTCTATCGGCAGATCGCCCGGCGCAAGCGCCAGCGCTTCCTGGCGGGGCAGGGCAGCATCCATCGGGCGCCCGTCCCGGTCATCGTGGTCGGCAATCTCACCGTTGGCGGGACCGGCAAGACGCCCATGATCCTCTGGCTGATCGACCATCTGCGCGCCCGCGGTCTGAGGGTCGGGGTGGTCAGCCGGGGCTATGGCGCCACGCCGCCGAGCCTGCCCTGGCGGGTACGGGTCACCGACACCGCCGCCATCGCCGGCGACGAGCCGCTGCTCATCGTGCAGCGCACCGGGGTGCCGCTGGTGACGGATCCCGACCGCGGTCGCGCGGTCGAGCGATTGCTCGCTGAGGAAGCGCTCGATGTCATCCTCAGCGACGACGGTCTGCAGCACTATCGCCTGGCCCGGGATCTGGAACTGGTCATGGTCGATGCGGCGCGGGGCTTCGGCAACGGGCGCTGCCTGCCGGCCGGCCCCCTGCGCGAACCCCTGGGGCGCCTGGCCGAGGTGGATGCCGTGATCCACAACGGCGCCGCGACCGATCCTGCCGCCGGCTTCGGCCTGACCCTGCAGCCCAGTGCCCTGATCAATCTGCGTAGCGGCGAGACCCGGCCGCTGGACTTCTTTCCGCCAGGGCAGCGCCTGCATGCCCTGGCCGGCATCGGCAACCCCGGGCGTTTCTTCGCTACCCTCGAAGGACTACACTGGCAGCCGTTGCCCCATGCCTTCGCCGATCACGCCAGCTACAGCGCTGCGGACCTGGCCTTCACGCCCGAGCTGCCGCTGGTGATGACCGAGAAGGACGCGGTCAAGTGTCGGCCCTTCGCCGCCGCCGACTGGTGGTACCTGGCGGTGGACGCCCAGCCCTCGGCCGCTTTCGTCGCCTGGCTGGATGGGCGTCTCGCTCGACTCCTGCCCGAACACTCTCACTGA
- a CDS encoding ExbD/TolR family protein codes for MKFRRRAGGAAREEVYINLASFIDVIFVLLLFFVVTATFNKPSQLKIELPEADSAAAAANQGKTLEISITAEGQMALNGQTLARNDLTGLTTALQRESGGDNSLPLVITADGRATHQAVVMAMDAAGKLGFSQLRITTLEAQAKRP; via the coding sequence GTGAAATTCCGTCGCCGCGCCGGAGGCGCCGCTCGCGAAGAGGTCTATATCAACCTGGCCTCCTTCATCGACGTCATCTTCGTCCTGCTGTTGTTCTTCGTGGTGACCGCGACCTTCAACAAGCCCAGCCAGCTGAAGATCGAACTGCCCGAGGCCGACAGCGCCGCGGCGGCCGCCAATCAGGGCAAGACCCTGGAAATCAGCATCACCGCCGAAGGCCAGATGGCACTGAATGGCCAGACCCTGGCCCGCAATGACCTGACCGGCCTGACCACCGCGCTGCAGCGTGAATCCGGTGGCGACAACAGCCTGCCGCTGGTGATCACCGCCGATGGCCGCGCCACCCACCAGGCGGTGGTCATGGCCATGGATGCCGCCGGCAAGCTGGGCTTCAGCCAGCTGCGCATCACCACCCTCGAGGCCCAGGCGAAACGCCCGTGA
- a CDS encoding MotA/TolQ/ExbB proton channel family protein encodes MFEMVKAGGWMMLPIILSSILATAIIAERLWTLRRSRVAPPTLLAQVWRWIQDKQLNAERLRELRAGSPLGDILAAGLTNSRHGRDIMKEAIEEAGSRVVHDLERYLNTLGSIAALAPLMGLLGTVFGMIDIFSAFMNDGMANAPILAGGISKALVTTATGLLVAIPAVFFHRYLLRRVDELVVGMEQEAVKLVDILHGDREVDVREGAPA; translated from the coding sequence GTGTTCGAAATGGTCAAAGCTGGCGGCTGGATGATGCTGCCGATCATCCTCAGTTCCATCCTGGCCACGGCCATCATCGCCGAGCGGCTGTGGACCCTCAGGCGCAGCCGGGTCGCACCACCCACACTGCTCGCCCAGGTCTGGCGCTGGATCCAGGACAAGCAGCTCAACGCCGAACGGCTGCGCGAACTGCGCGCCGGATCGCCCCTGGGCGACATCCTCGCTGCGGGCCTGACCAATTCCCGCCATGGTCGCGACATCATGAAGGAGGCCATCGAGGAAGCCGGCAGCCGCGTGGTGCATGACCTCGAGCGCTATCTCAATACCCTCGGCAGCATCGCCGCGCTGGCGCCGCTGATGGGTCTGCTGGGCACGGTGTTCGGCATGATCGACATCTTCAGCGCCTTTATGAACGACGGCATGGCCAATGCGCCCATTCTCGCCGGCGGTATCTCCAAGGCGCTGGTCACCACCGCCACCGGTCTGCTGGTGGCGATTCCCGCGGTGTTCTTCCATCGCTATCTGCTGCGTCGCGTCGACGAGCTGGTGGTGGGCATGGAGCAGGAAGCGGTGAAGCTGGTGGACATCCTCCATGGCGATCGCGAGGTGGACGTGCGCGAAGGAGCCCCGGCGTGA